The Pseudomonas azadiae genome contains a region encoding:
- a CDS encoding MFS transporter, whose product MSIYNKLDLTGWKPRQLTSQEVRFATWIAFFAWVFAVYDFILFGTLLPEIGRHFGWGEVEQAEIATWVAVGTAVVALAIGPIVDKLGRRKGIIFTVAGSALCSALTAIGGAWGKSPLILIRSLGGLGYAEETVNATYLTELYGASEDPRLTKRRGFIYSLVQGGWPVGALIAAGLTALLLPIIGWQGCFIFAAIPAVVIAIMARKLKESPQFQIHERISRLRKSGAVSEAQNVAQTYGVDYDEHSKAGLKAAFRGPARRATLVIGAALLLNWAAIQVFSVLGTSVIVSVHHISFENSLIILVLSNLVGYCGYLSHGWMGDKIGRRNVIGLGWMLGGLSFAGMLFGPSNMAMVVGLYSLGLFFLIGPYSAALFFISESFPTSIRATGGAIIHAMGPIGAVVAGFGATQVLSAGSDWQTAALWFGAVPCFLSGMLMFAARHVRPETVQ is encoded by the coding sequence ATGTCCATCTACAACAAGCTTGACCTGACTGGCTGGAAACCCCGGCAACTGACCTCCCAGGAGGTGCGGTTCGCCACCTGGATCGCGTTTTTCGCCTGGGTGTTTGCGGTGTATGACTTCATCCTGTTCGGCACCTTGCTGCCGGAGATCGGCCGGCACTTTGGCTGGGGTGAAGTGGAGCAAGCGGAGATCGCGACTTGGGTGGCGGTGGGAACCGCCGTGGTCGCCCTGGCCATCGGACCGATCGTGGACAAGCTGGGGCGCCGCAAAGGGATTATTTTCACCGTGGCCGGTTCTGCGCTGTGCTCGGCGCTGACGGCGATTGGCGGCGCGTGGGGCAAGTCGCCGTTGATCTTGATCCGTTCGCTGGGCGGCCTGGGCTATGCCGAGGAAACCGTCAACGCCACCTATTTGACCGAGCTGTACGGCGCCTCCGAAGACCCGCGGCTGACCAAGCGTCGCGGCTTCATCTACAGCCTGGTGCAGGGCGGTTGGCCGGTCGGCGCGTTGATCGCCGCCGGGCTGACCGCGCTGTTGCTGCCGATTATCGGCTGGCAGGGCTGCTTCATCTTTGCGGCGATCCCGGCGGTGGTCATCGCGATCATGGCGCGCAAGCTCAAGGAGAGCCCGCAGTTCCAGATCCATGAACGCATCAGCCGCCTGCGCAAAAGCGGCGCGGTGAGCGAAGCGCAAAACGTCGCGCAGACCTACGGCGTGGACTACGACGAGCACAGCAAGGCCGGTCTCAAGGCCGCGTTCCGTGGGCCGGCCCGGCGTGCCACGCTGGTGATCGGCGCCGCGCTGTTGCTCAACTGGGCGGCGATCCAGGTGTTTAGCGTGCTGGGCACGTCGGTGATCGTCAGCGTGCACCACATCTCGTTCGAGAACTCGCTGATCATCCTGGTGCTGTCGAACCTGGTGGGCTATTGCGGCTACCTCAGCCACGGCTGGATGGGCGACAAGATCGGCCGTCGCAACGTGATCGGCCTGGGCTGGATGCTCGGCGGGTTGTCGTTCGCCGGGATGCTGTTCGGCCCGAGCAATATGGCGATGGTGGTCGGGTTGTACAGCCTGGGTCTGTTCTTCCTGATCGGCCCATATTCGGCGGCGCTGTTTTTTATCAGCGAGAGCTTCCCCACCAGCATCCGTGCCACCGGTGGCGCGATCATCCATGCCATGGGCCCGATCGGTGCGGTGGTCGCAGGCTTTGGCGCGACCCAGGTGTTGTCCGCCGGCAGTGACTGGCAGACCGCCGCGCTGTGGTTCGGCGCCGTGCCGTGCTTTTTGTCCGGCATGTTGATGTTCGCCGCGCGCCATGTGCGTCCGGAAACCGTTCAGTAA
- a CDS encoding polysaccharide deacetylase family protein, whose translation MAKDILCAFGVDVDAVAGWLGSYGGEDSPDDISRGLFAGEIGAPRLLKLFERYGLRTTWFIPGHSMETFPEQMKAVADAGHEIGVHGYSHENPIAMTAEQEEIVLDKSIELITQVTGKRPTGYVAPWWEFSKVTNELLLKKGIKYDHSLMHNDFHPYYVRKGDSWTKIDYSQHPDTWMKPLVRGEETDLVEIPANWYLDDLPPMMFIKKAPNSHGFVNPRHLEEMWRDQFDWVYREHEHAVFTMTIHPDVSGRPQVLLMLERLIEHIQSHAGVRFVTFDEIADDFIRRQPRT comes from the coding sequence ATGGCTAAAGACATTCTCTGTGCATTTGGCGTCGACGTTGATGCCGTCGCCGGCTGGCTCGGTTCCTACGGCGGCGAAGACTCGCCGGACGACATCTCCCGCGGCCTGTTCGCCGGTGAAATCGGCGCGCCACGCCTGCTCAAACTGTTCGAACGCTACGGCCTGCGCACCACCTGGTTTATCCCCGGCCACTCGATGGAAACCTTCCCCGAGCAAATGAAAGCCGTGGCCGACGCCGGCCACGAGATTGGCGTGCACGGTTACAGCCACGAAAACCCGATCGCGATGACCGCCGAGCAGGAAGAAATCGTCCTCGATAAATCCATCGAACTGATCACTCAGGTCACCGGCAAGCGCCCCACCGGCTACGTGGCGCCGTGGTGGGAATTCAGCAAGGTCACCAATGAGCTGCTGCTGAAAAAAGGCATCAAGTACGACCACAGCCTGATGCACAACGACTTCCACCCCTACTACGTGCGCAAGGGCGACAGCTGGACCAAGATCGATTACAGCCAGCACCCCGACACCTGGATGAAGCCCCTGGTGCGCGGCGAAGAAACCGACCTGGTGGAGATTCCGGCCAACTGGTACCTCGACGACCTGCCGCCGATGATGTTCATCAAGAAAGCCCCCAACAGCCACGGTTTCGTCAACCCGCGTCACCTGGAAGAAATGTGGCGCGACCAGTTCGACTGGGTCTACCGCGAACATGAACACGCCGTGTTCACCATGACCATCCACCCCGACGTGTCCGGCCGCCCGCAAGTGCTGCTGATGCTCGAGCGCCTGATCGAACACATCCAGAGCCATGCCGGCGTGCGCTTCGTCACCTTCGACGAAATCGCCGATGACTTCATCCGCCGCCAACCGCGTACCTGA
- a CDS encoding amidase, which produces MSDATSMAEDFASGRSDPVQALEQALEKASRVPSVFISLTPERARREAEAAAARWRAGQPLSVFDGVPLAWKDLFDVAGSITTAGAAYRRHAPVALLDAPTVGLLCRAGMVSVGKTNLSELAYSGLGLNPHFGTPQNPHGTDQPRIPGGSSSGSAVAVAAGIVPIAMGTDTAGSIRIPSAFNGLVGYRSSSRRYSRDGVFPLAHSLDSLGPISRSVRDALAVDDVLQGRNHTQAHVARNPRGQRFVLAQQQDVEPAVRNNLLRAVEQLKVHGALVQERECAAFQATLELIKHHGWLGAFEAFALHEALLDSRDAEQLDPRVRRRLEAARSLPASQLIHLTDARRRLQQQLIDDLDGAILITPTVAHVAPALAALEANDDLFVTTNLATLRLTMPGSLLDMPGVTLPSGRDAQGLPTGLLLSAPTGEDARLLRAALSVESVMTI; this is translated from the coding sequence ATGTCAGACGCCACGTCAATGGCCGAGGACTTCGCCAGCGGTCGCAGTGACCCGGTGCAAGCCCTTGAGCAAGCACTCGAGAAGGCAAGCCGAGTCCCGTCGGTGTTTATCAGCCTGACGCCCGAGCGCGCTCGTCGTGAAGCCGAAGCCGCCGCCGCGCGTTGGCGCGCCGGCCAGCCGTTGAGCGTGTTCGACGGTGTGCCGTTGGCCTGGAAGGACCTGTTCGACGTGGCCGGCAGCATCACCACGGCAGGCGCCGCCTACCGCCGCCACGCGCCCGTCGCGTTACTCGATGCGCCCACCGTCGGCCTGTTGTGCCGCGCCGGGATGGTCAGCGTCGGCAAGACCAACCTCAGCGAACTGGCCTATTCCGGCCTGGGCCTGAATCCCCATTTCGGCACGCCGCAAAATCCCCATGGCACGGATCAACCGCGCATCCCCGGCGGATCCTCTTCGGGCTCGGCCGTGGCCGTGGCCGCTGGCATCGTGCCCATCGCCATGGGCACTGACACGGCCGGTTCCATTCGCATCCCCTCGGCGTTCAACGGCCTGGTGGGTTACCGCAGCAGCAGTCGGCGCTACAGCCGCGACGGCGTGTTTCCATTGGCCCACAGCCTCGACAGCCTCGGCCCGATAAGCCGCAGCGTGCGTGATGCCCTGGCCGTCGACGACGTGCTGCAGGGTCGCAACCACACCCAGGCCCACGTCGCCCGCAACCCCAGGGGCCAGCGTTTCGTGCTGGCGCAGCAGCAGGATGTCGAACCCGCCGTGCGCAACAACCTGCTGCGCGCGGTGGAGCAGCTCAAGGTTCACGGCGCGCTGGTGCAAGAGCGCGAATGTGCGGCCTTCCAGGCGACACTCGAGCTGATCAAACACCACGGCTGGCTCGGCGCCTTCGAAGCCTTCGCCCTGCACGAAGCGTTGCTCGACAGCCGCGACGCCGAACAACTGGACCCCCGCGTGCGCCGTCGCCTTGAAGCCGCGCGCTCGCTGCCGGCCAGCCAACTGATCCACCTGACCGACGCACGCCGCCGTCTGCAACAGCAACTGATCGACGACCTCGACGGCGCCATCCTGATCACCCCGACCGTCGCCCACGTCGCCCCGGCGTTGGCGGCGCTTGAAGCCAACGACGACCTGTTCGTCACAACCAACCTCGCCACCCTGCGCCTGACCATGCCCGGCAGTTTGCTCGACATGCCAGGCGTGACCCTGCCCAGCGGCCGCGATGCCCAGGGCCTGCCCACCGGGTTGCTGCTCAGCGCACCGACGGGAGAAGACGCACGCCTGCTGCGCGCGGCGTTGTCCGTCGAATCCGTAATGACAATTTAA
- a CDS encoding GntR family transcriptional regulator: MKAVSASASRYAMIHKVMRDAIVNGTARHGLVLLEAPLAELFGTSRVPVRKALDLLHDEGLICRFNGRGYLINPHGLAMEPLRLPLSHAHLGLNGEDELVDTRPLGERIVEEIGAALSTCIAFGHYRLDEQAAADHYGVSRAVVREALMRLRDRGLVEKEPYSQWLAGPLTAREVTEDYELRACLEPEALRQSAPGLDRELLETMLQRVLDAQESPQCSLAAIEQIEEDLHQRCLAGLQNRKIAALIRQGQSPMIISRIFYRLLGIGADPAMLAEHRLILELLLHGAFDAAALNLREHLQRARQRMLQRLKVLSVLPEQPLPAYLHKIS, translated from the coding sequence ATGAAAGCAGTGTCCGCCTCGGCCTCCCGTTACGCGATGATCCACAAAGTGATGCGCGACGCGATCGTCAACGGCACCGCCCGCCATGGGCTGGTGTTGCTGGAAGCGCCGCTGGCCGAACTGTTCGGCACCAGCCGCGTGCCGGTGCGCAAGGCCCTGGACCTGCTGCACGACGAAGGCTTGATCTGCCGCTTCAACGGTCGGGGCTACCTGATCAACCCGCATGGCCTGGCGATGGAGCCGCTGCGCCTGCCCTTGAGCCATGCACACCTGGGGCTTAACGGCGAGGATGAGCTGGTGGACACGCGGCCGCTGGGCGAACGCATCGTCGAGGAAATCGGCGCGGCGTTGTCCACCTGCATTGCCTTCGGCCACTACCGCCTGGATGAGCAAGCCGCCGCCGACCACTACGGCGTCAGCCGCGCGGTGGTGCGTGAAGCGCTGATGCGCCTGCGCGACCGTGGCCTGGTGGAAAAAGAGCCCTACTCCCAATGGCTGGCGGGGCCTTTGACCGCGCGGGAAGTCACCGAAGACTACGAGCTGCGCGCTTGCCTTGAGCCAGAAGCCCTGCGCCAGAGCGCGCCAGGCCTGGACCGCGAGCTGCTCGAAACCATGCTGCAACGCGTGCTGGACGCCCAGGAGAGCCCGCAGTGCAGCCTGGCAGCCATCGAGCAGATCGAGGAAGACTTGCACCAACGCTGCCTGGCCGGCCTGCAGAATCGCAAGATCGCGGCGCTGATTCGCCAGGGGCAAAGCCCGATGATCATCAGTCGGATTTTCTACCGGTTGCTGGGGATCGGTGCTGATCCGGCGATGTTGGCTGAACATCGGTTGATTTTGGAGCTGTTGCTGCATGGGGCGTTTGATGCGGCGGCACTGAATTTGCGTGAGCATTTGCAGCGGGCTCGGCAGCGGATGTTGCAGCGGTTGAAGGTGTTGTCGGTGTTGCCGGAACAGCCTTTGCCAGCCTATCTGCACAAAATCAGTTGA
- the lon gene encoding endopeptidase La, translating into MSDQQESPDYDINDYADPENAEHAASSNTGLALPGQNLPDKVYIIPIHNRPFFPAQVLPVIVNEEPWAETLELVSKSDHHSLALFFMDTPPEDPRHFDTSSLPLYGTLVKVHHASRENGKLQFVAQGLTRVRIKTWLKHHRPPYLVEVEYPHQPSEPTDEVKAYGMALINAIKELLPLNPLYSEELKNYLNRFSPNDPSPLTDFAAALTSATGNELQEVLDCVPMLKRMEKVLPMLRKEVEVARLQKELSAEVNRKIGEHQREFFLKEQLKVIQQELGLTKDDRSADVEQFEQRLEGKTLPAQAKKRIDEELNKLSILETGSPEYAVTRNYLDWATSVPWGVYGADKLDLKHARKVLDKHHAGLDDIKSRILEFLAVGAYKGEVAGSIVLLVGPPGVGKTSVGKSIAESLGRPFYRFSVGGMRDEAEIKGHRRTYIGAMPGKLVQALKDVEVMNPVIMLDEIDKMGQSFQGDPASALLETLDPEQNVEFLDHYLDLRLDLSKVLFVCTANTLDSIPGPLLDRMEVIRLSGYITEEKVAIAKRHLWPKQLEKAGVAKNTLSISDGALRALIDGYAREAGVRQLEKQLGKLVRKAVVKLLDAPDQVIKIGNKDLESSLGMPVFRNEQVLSGTGVITGLAWTSMGGATLPIEATRIHTLNRGFKLTGQLGEVMKESAEIAYSYISSNLKSFGGDPKFFDEAFVHLHVPEGATPKDGPSAGVTMASALLSLARNQPPKKGVAMTGELTLTGHVLPIGGVREKVIAARRQKIHELILPEPNRGSFEELPEYLKEGMTVHFAKRFTDVAKVLF; encoded by the coding sequence ATGAGCGACCAGCAAGAATCCCCTGATTACGACATCAACGACTACGCAGACCCCGAAAACGCCGAACACGCTGCTTCGTCCAACACCGGCCTGGCCCTGCCTGGGCAAAACCTGCCGGACAAGGTCTATATCATCCCGATCCACAACCGGCCTTTCTTCCCGGCGCAAGTGCTGCCGGTGATCGTCAATGAAGAGCCGTGGGCCGAGACGCTGGAGCTGGTGAGCAAGTCCGACCACCACTCCCTGGCGCTGTTCTTCATGGACACGCCGCCGGAAGACCCGCGCCACTTCGACACCTCAAGCCTGCCGCTGTACGGCACCCTGGTGAAGGTGCACCACGCCAGCCGCGAAAACGGCAAGCTGCAATTTGTCGCCCAGGGCCTGACCCGCGTGCGGATCAAGACCTGGCTCAAGCACCACCGCCCACCGTACCTGGTGGAAGTCGAATACCCGCACCAGCCGAGCGAGCCGACCGATGAGGTCAAGGCTTACGGCATGGCGCTGATCAATGCGATCAAGGAACTGCTGCCGCTCAACCCGCTGTACAGCGAAGAGCTGAAGAACTACCTCAACCGCTTCAGCCCCAACGACCCGTCGCCGCTCACCGACTTCGCCGCCGCGCTGACCTCGGCCACCGGTAACGAGTTGCAGGAAGTGCTGGACTGCGTGCCCATGCTCAAGCGCATGGAAAAAGTGTTGCCGATGCTGCGCAAAGAGGTGGAAGTGGCGCGCCTGCAAAAAGAACTGTCCGCCGAGGTGAACCGCAAGATCGGCGAGCACCAGCGTGAATTCTTCCTCAAGGAACAGCTCAAGGTCATCCAGCAGGAGCTGGGCTTGACCAAGGACGACCGCAGCGCGGATGTCGAGCAGTTCGAGCAACGCCTGGAAGGCAAAACGCTGCCGGCCCAGGCGAAAAAGCGCATTGATGAAGAACTGAACAAACTGTCGATCCTCGAAACCGGTTCGCCGGAATACGCAGTGACGCGCAATTACCTGGACTGGGCCACCTCAGTGCCGTGGGGCGTGTACGGCGCGGACAAACTCGACCTGAAGCACGCGCGCAAGGTTCTGGACAAACACCATGCGGGCCTGGATGACATCAAGAGTCGCATCCTCGAATTCCTGGCGGTGGGCGCCTATAAAGGCGAAGTCGCCGGTTCCATCGTGCTGCTGGTGGGGCCGCCTGGCGTGGGCAAGACCAGCGTGGGCAAATCCATCGCCGAGTCCCTGGGCCGGCCGTTCTATCGCTTCAGCGTCGGCGGCATGCGCGACGAGGCCGAGATCAAGGGTCATCGCCGCACCTACATTGGCGCCATGCCCGGCAAGTTGGTACAGGCGCTCAAGGATGTGGAAGTGATGAACCCGGTGATCATGCTCGACGAGATCGACAAGATGGGCCAGAGCTTCCAGGGCGACCCGGCATCGGCGCTCCTGGAAACCCTGGACCCGGAGCAGAACGTCGAATTCCTCGACCACTACCTGGACCTGCGCCTGGACCTGTCCAAAGTGCTGTTCGTGTGCACCGCCAACACCCTGGATTCCATCCCCGGCCCACTGCTGGACCGTATGGAAGTGATTCGCCTGTCGGGCTATATCACCGAAGAAAAAGTCGCCATTGCCAAGCGCCACCTATGGCCCAAGCAGTTGGAAAAAGCCGGGGTTGCAAAAAACACCCTGAGCATCAGCGACGGCGCCCTGCGCGCATTGATCGACGGTTATGCCCGCGAGGCCGGGGTGCGCCAGTTGGAGAAACAACTGGGCAAACTGGTGCGCAAGGCGGTGGTCAAGTTGCTGGATGCGCCGGACCAGGTGATCAAGATCGGCAACAAGGACCTCGAAAGTTCCCTGGGCATGCCGGTGTTCCGTAATGAGCAGGTGCTGTCCGGCACCGGCGTGATCACCGGCCTGGCGTGGACCAGCATGGGCGGCGCGACCTTGCCGATCGAAGCGACGCGTATCCACACGCTCAACCGCGGCTTCAAGCTCACCGGGCAACTGGGCGAAGTGATGAAGGAGTCCGCCGAGATCGCCTACAGCTACATCAGTTCGAACCTGAAGTCGTTTGGCGGCGATCCGAAGTTCTTCGACGAAGCCTTCGTGCACCTCCACGTACCCGAAGGTGCCACGCCCAAAGACGGCCCGAGCGCAGGCGTCACGATGGCCAGTGCGTTGCTGTCGCTGGCGCGCAACCAGCCGCCGAAAAAAGGCGTGGCCATGACCGGCGAACTGACGTTGACCGGGCACGTACTGCCGATTGGCGGGGTGCGCGAGAAGGTGATCGCGGCGCGGCGCCAGAAGATTCATGAGCTGATCCTGCCGGAGCCGAATCGGGGCAGTTTCGAGGAATTGCCGGAGTATCTGAAGGAAGGCATGACGGTGCACTTTGCCAAGCGGTTTACGGATGTGGCGAAGGTGCTGTTCTGA
- a CDS encoding protease inhibitor I42 family protein codes for MTAARLLLPLSLALLAACASAPKQNVTVDNQDACPLALKNGQNLILTLPSNPTTGYRWAIQDSAGGVLRALGPEVYSSAESGVIGGGGQSTWRFQAFAGGQGRLRLTSQQPWAPEAEPVETFECAITVN; via the coding sequence ATGACCGCTGCCCGCCTGCTTCTCCCCTTGAGCCTTGCCCTGCTGGCCGCCTGCGCCAGTGCCCCGAAGCAAAACGTCACCGTGGACAATCAGGACGCCTGCCCGCTTGCGCTTAAAAACGGACAAAACCTGATCCTCACCCTGCCGAGTAACCCCACCACCGGTTACCGCTGGGCCATCCAGGATTCCGCCGGCGGCGTGCTGCGCGCGTTGGGCCCCGAGGTCTATAGCAGCGCCGAATCCGGCGTGATCGGTGGCGGCGGTCAATCGACCTGGCGCTTCCAGGCCTTCGCCGGCGGCCAGGGCCGCTTGCGCCTGACATCCCAGCAGCCCTGGGCGCCGGAAGCTGAACCTGTCGAGACCTTTGAGTGCGCGATTACCGTCAACTGA
- the cmoA gene encoding carboxy-S-adenosyl-L-methionine synthase CmoA, which translates to MSKEPDRLFAQPLPEVPDFAFNEDVVRVFPDMIKRSVPGYPTIVENLGVLAAQFAQPGSVLYDLGSSLGAVTQALRRHVRTDGCRVIAVDNSAAMVERCREYLNGQDSMFQELLPVDVIEGDILALQFQPASVVALNFTLQFIAPDERLALLARIRQSLLPGGALILSEKLRFNDPQEHALLTDLHIAFKRANGYSELEIAQKRSAIENVMKPDSLDEHRERLLAAGFSTVVPWFQCLNFASLIALP; encoded by the coding sequence GTGAGCAAAGAACCCGATCGCCTATTCGCCCAGCCCCTGCCGGAGGTGCCGGACTTCGCCTTTAACGAGGACGTGGTGCGGGTGTTCCCGGACATGATCAAGCGTTCGGTGCCCGGTTATCCGACCATCGTCGAGAACCTCGGCGTGCTCGCGGCGCAGTTTGCCCAACCGGGCAGCGTGCTCTACGACCTCGGCTCGTCACTGGGCGCGGTCACTCAAGCCCTGCGCCGTCACGTGCGCACCGATGGCTGCCGGGTGATCGCTGTGGATAACTCGGCGGCGATGGTCGAGCGCTGCCGCGAATACCTCAATGGCCAGGACTCGATGTTCCAGGAATTGTTGCCGGTTGACGTGATCGAGGGCGATATCCTCGCGCTGCAGTTCCAGCCGGCTTCAGTGGTGGCGTTGAACTTCACCCTGCAATTCATTGCGCCCGATGAACGCCTGGCGTTGCTCGCGCGTATCCGCCAGTCACTGTTGCCGGGCGGTGCGTTGATTCTCTCGGAGAAACTGCGTTTCAACGATCCCCAAGAACACGCGCTGCTCACCGACTTGCACATCGCGTTCAAACGCGCCAATGGCTACAGCGAACTGGAAATCGCCCAGAAGCGCAGCGCCATCGAAAACGTCATGAAGCCCGACAGCCTCGACGAACACCGCGAACGCCTGCTGGCGGCGGGGTTCTCGACAGTCGTGCCGTGGTTCCAGTGTCTTAACTTTGCCTCGTTGATTGCCTTGCCATGA
- the cmoB gene encoding tRNA 5-methoxyuridine(34)/uridine 5-oxyacetic acid(34) synthase CmoB: MIDLSPLARHLVGTPLAIWAQGLQAQLDSKMEKGHGDLERWQSALDALPKIMPTEVDLLNGLVLDTDCDDATRTQMHAALMGLSPWRKGPFHLFGVHVDTEWRSDWKWSRVAPHLDLKGKRILDVGCGNGYYMWRMLGAGADSVIGVDPNWLFFCQFQAVQRYLSEPRAWHLPFPFEDLPANLEGFDTVFSMGVFYHRRSPIEHLLALKDTLVKGGELVLETLVVEGDQQQVLVPEDRYAQMRNVWFLPSVPALMLWLRRAGFSDVRCVDVSVTTVEEQRGTAWMKFQSLSDFLDPQDHSKTLEGLPAPMRAVIIARK; the protein is encoded by the coding sequence ATGATTGATCTGTCCCCCCTCGCCCGCCACTTGGTCGGCACTCCCTTGGCCATCTGGGCCCAGGGCCTGCAAGCGCAACTCGATAGCAAGATGGAAAAAGGCCATGGCGACCTGGAGCGCTGGCAGAGTGCGTTGGATGCGTTGCCGAAGATCATGCCGACCGAAGTCGACTTGCTGAACGGTCTGGTGCTGGACACCGACTGCGACGACGCCACCCGCACACAGATGCACGCCGCGCTGATGGGGTTGAGCCCGTGGCGCAAGGGGCCGTTCCACCTGTTCGGCGTGCACGTGGACACCGAATGGCGCTCGGACTGGAAGTGGTCCCGCGTCGCCCCGCACCTGGACCTGAAGGGCAAGCGCATCCTAGATGTCGGCTGCGGCAACGGCTACTACATGTGGCGCATGCTCGGCGCCGGCGCCGACAGTGTGATTGGCGTTGACCCGAACTGGCTGTTCTTCTGCCAGTTCCAGGCGGTGCAGCGCTACCTGTCCGAGCCCAGGGCGTGGCACTTGCCGTTCCCGTTTGAAGACTTGCCGGCGAATCTGGAAGGTTTTGACACGGTGTTTTCCATGGGCGTGTTCTATCACCGCCGTTCGCCGATCGAGCACTTGCTGGCGCTCAAAGACACCTTGGTCAAGGGCGGCGAGCTGGTGCTGGAAACCCTGGTGGTCGAAGGCGATCAGCAACAGGTGCTGGTGCCGGAAGATCGCTACGCGCAGATGCGTAACGTGTGGTTTCTGCCGTCGGTGCCGGCGCTGATGCTGTGGCTGCGTCGTGCCGGGTTCAGTGACGTGCGTTGCGTGGATGTAAGCGTGACGACGGTTGAAGAACAGCGCGGGACGGCGTGGATGAAGTTCCAGTCGTTGAGTGATTTTCTCGATCCGCAGGATCACAGCAAGACCCTTGAAGGGCTGCCGGCGCCGATGCGGGCGGTGATCATCGCCAGGAAATAA
- the tadA gene encoding tRNA adenosine(34) deaminase TadA, with product MRQFRPTAIIDRSRDQDFMREALALAAQGAALGEVPVGAVLVQDGEIIGRGFNCPISGNDPSAHAEMVAIRAAAQAISNYRLVGSTLYVTLEPCSMCAGLIVHSRVARVVYGALEPKAGIVQSQGQFFTQGFLNHRVVFEGGVLAEECGTVLSEFFKARRAKPTSI from the coding sequence ATGCGCCAGTTTCGCCCCACCGCGATCATCGACCGCAGCCGCGACCAGGACTTCATGCGTGAAGCCTTGGCCCTGGCCGCCCAAGGCGCCGCATTGGGTGAGGTGCCGGTAGGCGCGGTGCTGGTGCAGGATGGCGAAATCATCGGCCGTGGCTTCAACTGCCCGATCAGCGGCAACGACCCCAGCGCCCATGCCGAAATGGTCGCCATTCGCGCGGCGGCGCAGGCCATCAGCAACTACCGGCTGGTGGGCAGCACCCTGTATGTGACCTTGGAGCCGTGCAGCATGTGCGCGGGGTTGATTGTGCATTCGCGGGTGGCTCGGGTGGTATATGGCGCGCTGGAACCCAAGGCGGGGATTGTGCAAAGCCAGGGGCAGTTTTTTACCCAGGGTTTTTTGAATCATCGGGTGGTGTTTGAAGGGGGGGTGTTGGCTGAGGAATGCGGGACTGTGCTGAGTGAATTCTTCAAGGCCCGTCGGGCCAAGCCAACCTCAATCTGA